A genomic window from Sulfurimonas paralvinellae includes:
- a CDS encoding sensor domain-containing diguanylate cyclase, with the protein MSKEENSNCALLEDLKMDEVSVTQEQYNHILNIQKVILEKVAERGSSSQILDELCLMAESLLPNSVASIMLKDKKTGLMDMIHAPSVPPEGIEKFKDLKPGPHGGSCGNAVYRNEPQYIKDTFTDSKWEDLREIAYDFNLCSCWSVPVRNEQKEAIGTFALSSFEHRSPSQFHKLLLETAANIVSIVLKNTFNERRIELFTQAMENAKEGVIITDRENNIIEVNKAFKDIYGYTDEEVLHHNPNMLASGHHDKSFYKKMWDDILHKTHWSGEIINRRKNGQEITQWMSVSLIKEEDETKNYLAIFSDITELKEAQQRANYLAYHDQLTGLDNKSKLTQLLTNNEKAYTLIHFDINNFSYINSAYGFAFADRLLQEIAKTLVNICELPDIFRVNSDEFAFLCEKDLAKDIIKKVQKYFYENSFEIDGVVLNISFNYGACHGVENLMENASLALKISKDLGKNRYHIFDPVTDLPRKEDKNRFVKANRLILDALESDRIVPYFQGIHNNETNEISKYEALVRIEMDDRVISPFEFLEAGQLSGLMPEITMRMIDKSFAVMQDRRESFSLNITEDDLGRNYLSGYISQKLKEYGIDPQRIILEILEGVSSHGKQSHLKQLNELKEMGLGLAIDDFGAEYSNFERILDLDIDFLKIDAKYIKNIDRDEKSYEIVKSIANFAQNSNITCIAEFVHSSEVQAVVEALGIEYSQGYYFSQPEKFS; encoded by the coding sequence ATGAGTAAGGAAGAAAATTCCAACTGTGCGCTACTTGAGGATTTAAAGATGGATGAGGTTTCTGTAACGCAGGAGCAGTATAACCATATTCTCAACATCCAGAAAGTAATTCTTGAAAAAGTAGCAGAAAGAGGTTCAAGCTCCCAAATCTTGGATGAACTCTGTTTAATGGCAGAATCTCTCTTGCCAAACTCTGTCGCTTCCATTATGCTCAAAGACAAGAAGACGGGTTTGATGGATATGATCCATGCTCCCTCAGTTCCTCCAGAAGGTATAGAGAAGTTTAAAGATCTCAAACCAGGTCCTCATGGAGGATCCTGTGGGAACGCTGTTTATAGAAATGAGCCACAGTATATTAAAGACACCTTTACAGACAGCAAATGGGAAGATCTTCGTGAGATTGCTTACGATTTCAATCTATGCTCCTGTTGGTCAGTGCCTGTGAGGAATGAGCAAAAAGAGGCTATAGGGACTTTTGCACTCTCCTCGTTTGAACACCGCTCTCCGTCACAATTTCATAAGCTGCTTCTTGAAACTGCTGCAAATATTGTTAGTATCGTGTTGAAAAATACCTTCAATGAAAGAAGAATAGAACTCTTCACGCAAGCAATGGAAAACGCCAAGGAAGGCGTTATTATTACTGACAGAGAGAACAATATTATTGAAGTTAATAAGGCCTTTAAAGATATATACGGCTATACGGATGAAGAAGTTTTGCACCATAACCCAAATATGCTGGCATCAGGGCATCATGATAAATCATTTTATAAGAAGATGTGGGATGATATTCTGCACAAAACACACTGGTCTGGTGAAATTATTAACAGAAGAAAAAATGGTCAAGAGATAACACAATGGATGAGTGTGAGTCTTATTAAAGAAGAAGATGAAACAAAAAATTATCTGGCAATCTTCAGTGACATAACCGAGCTTAAAGAAGCGCAGCAAAGAGCGAATTATCTGGCGTATCATGATCAATTGACAGGTTTGGACAACAAATCAAAACTTACCCAATTATTGACAAACAATGAGAAAGCCTATACGCTCATTCATTTTGATATCAATAATTTCAGCTACATCAATAGTGCATACGGTTTTGCCTTTGCAGACAGACTGCTTCAAGAAATTGCAAAAACATTAGTCAACATCTGTGAACTGCCGGATATATTTCGGGTTAATTCTGATGAATTCGCCTTTTTATGTGAGAAAGATCTTGCTAAAGATATCATCAAGAAAGTGCAAAAATATTTTTATGAGAACTCTTTTGAGATTGATGGCGTTGTGCTCAATATTTCATTTAACTATGGAGCATGCCATGGTGTTGAAAACTTGATGGAAAACGCTTCATTGGCTTTGAAAATTTCAAAAGATTTAGGTAAGAACAGATACCACATCTTTGATCCGGTGACTGATCTGCCAAGAAAAGAGGATAAAAACCGTTTTGTAAAGGCTAACCGGCTTATTCTCGATGCTCTTGAATCTGATAGAATCGTACCGTATTTTCAAGGCATACATAATAATGAGACAAATGAAATAAGCAAGTATGAAGCATTGGTGCGAATAGAAATGGATGACAGGGTCATTTCGCCGTTTGAGTTTCTTGAAGCAGGTCAGTTATCGGGACTGATGCCCGAGATCACAATGAGAATGATAGATAAAAGTTTCGCTGTGATGCAGGATCGTAGAGAATCTTTTTCGCTTAACATTACCGAGGATGATCTTGGAAGAAACTACTTGAGTGGTTATATCTCGCAAAAACTAAAAGAGTATGGCATTGATCCGCAACGGATAATTTTGGAAATTTTGGAGGGTGTTAGTTCGCATGGAAAGCAGAGTCATCTAAAGCAGCTTAATGAACTTAAAGAGATGGGACTTGGTTTGGCCATCGATGATTTTGGTGCAGAGTATTCAAATTTTGAACGTATACTTGACTTGGATATTGACTTTTTGAAGATAGATGCAAAATATATTAAAAATATTGACCGTGATGAGAAAAGTTATGAGATAGTCAAATCAATTGCCAACTTCGCACAAAATTCCAATATTACCTGTATCGCTGAATTTGTTCATTCATCTGAGGTGCAGGCTGTTGTTGAAGCCTTGGGAATTGAATATTCACAGGGTTATTATTTTTCCCAACCAGAGAAGTTCTCATGA
- a CDS encoding putative bifunctional diguanylate cyclase/phosphodiesterase, translated as MALFVLFIVKDFISTDNFYIILFMHTAVFVYRVYYLLEYKKSGDTLNTKEAIEYWTYIFRTGPLLTGIAWGSMLFFLDNVPFTYDLFVLLIITGIVSIGMSTLGTIFSVYLSLMLPSLMLSFLWLLMHLHDDPIFMILVVPFVVLMIYLIVSARRFATNYRQSFLQESRANLLNERMKLALDGSNTAISDWIIPLNELYISTSWKILLGYSDEELPNKLGTWLKQLHPDDRPILLSALREDLKNKKEIFETTYRLRRKDGSYIWVLGRTRIFYDKNGKPYRLIGTQTDITKRKLLEEMLYEQKESMAHLAHHDTLTQLPNRILLHDRLNQAIQKAKREKKKFAVLFLDLDHFKEINDTLGHDIGDKVLKEVATRFQSVMREEDTLARLGGDEFTIIMENLQDEQDASVLAQKLLHALAEPVVEKENTFYLSCSIGISLYPADGTSVQNLLKNADAAMYKAKEEGRSNFQFYSSEMTTLAFERVVMEASMRAGLKNGEFEVYYQPQLNAKKQKVVGMEALVRWNHPNTGLVFPSKFIPLAESTGFIIELDRYVIKTAMMQISRWYKEGLSPGVLALNLSSRQIRQQDSLEFLTITLAETECKAEWVEFEVTENELMQNMQEAIVVLTKMSKLGIAIAIDDFGTGYSSLSYLKKLPIDKLKIDQSFVQDLPNDAEDAAIIRAIIALAKALHLDLIAEGVEREEQKEFCVQNGCENIQGFYYSKAITKEKMQHILQVGLPDKS; from the coding sequence ATGGCTCTTTTTGTGCTTTTTATAGTAAAAGATTTTATCTCTACTGATAATTTCTATATCATACTTTTTATGCATACGGCCGTATTTGTGTACAGAGTCTACTATTTACTGGAATATAAAAAATCAGGAGATACTCTCAACACAAAAGAAGCTATAGAGTACTGGACTTATATCTTTAGAACAGGACCGCTTCTTACAGGAATTGCCTGGGGAAGTATGCTTTTTTTTCTTGATAATGTACCTTTTACATATGACCTGTTTGTCTTGCTTATTATCACAGGAATAGTTTCCATTGGCATGTCGACACTGGGGACAATATTTTCCGTCTATCTCTCTTTGATGCTGCCAAGTCTGATGCTCTCTTTTCTCTGGCTGTTGATGCACCTGCATGATGACCCAATCTTTATGATACTTGTAGTTCCCTTTGTTGTACTTATGATATATCTGATTGTTTCAGCCAGACGTTTTGCAACGAATTATAGACAGAGCTTCTTGCAAGAGAGCCGGGCAAATTTACTCAATGAACGGATGAAGTTAGCTCTTGATGGCAGTAATACAGCCATATCTGACTGGATCATACCGCTCAATGAACTTTATATATCTACAAGTTGGAAGATACTGCTTGGATACAGTGATGAAGAGTTGCCTAATAAACTTGGCACTTGGTTAAAACAACTGCATCCCGATGACAGACCAATACTCTTAAGTGCATTACGCGAAGACCTCAAAAATAAAAAAGAGATCTTTGAAACTACTTACAGGTTGAGACGAAAAGATGGTAGTTATATCTGGGTTTTAGGACGGACACGCATTTTTTATGACAAAAATGGAAAGCCTTACCGTCTTATAGGAACACAAACAGATATAACAAAAAGAAAACTGCTCGAAGAGATGCTTTATGAACAAAAAGAGAGCATGGCACATTTGGCGCATCATGATACATTGACGCAACTGCCAAACAGAATACTGCTGCATGACAGGTTAAATCAAGCGATACAAAAAGCCAAACGTGAGAAGAAAAAATTTGCAGTGTTGTTTTTGGATTTGGATCATTTTAAAGAGATAAACGACACTTTGGGGCATGATATTGGTGATAAAGTGCTAAAAGAAGTAGCAACTCGCTTTCAATCAGTTATGCGTGAAGAAGATACACTTGCTAGACTTGGAGGAGATGAATTTACCATTATAATGGAAAATCTTCAAGATGAGCAGGATGCTTCCGTTTTAGCACAAAAACTTCTTCATGCATTGGCAGAACCGGTCGTGGAAAAAGAGAACACCTTTTATCTTTCATGTAGTATCGGTATCAGTCTCTACCCTGCAGACGGTACTTCTGTGCAAAATTTGTTAAAGAATGCAGATGCAGCAATGTACAAAGCAAAAGAGGAAGGTAGAAGTAATTTTCAGTTTTACTCCTCTGAAATGACAACGCTTGCATTTGAAAGAGTTGTTATGGAAGCGAGTATGCGAGCGGGACTTAAAAATGGAGAGTTTGAGGTTTACTACCAACCACAGCTCAATGCAAAGAAGCAAAAAGTTGTGGGTATGGAAGCTCTCGTGCGCTGGAATCATCCAAATACGGGCTTAGTGTTTCCATCGAAATTTATTCCTCTGGCTGAGTCAACCGGATTCATTATTGAACTGGACAGATATGTTATAAAAACGGCAATGATGCAGATAAGCCGGTGGTATAAAGAGGGTCTCTCTCCTGGCGTTTTGGCTTTGAATCTCTCCAGTCGCCAAATCAGACAACAGGATTCTTTAGAATTCTTAACAATAACGTTAGCGGAAACTGAATGTAAAGCAGAATGGGTGGAGTTTGAAGTGACGGAAAATGAACTCATGCAAAATATGCAAGAGGCCATAGTAGTTCTTACGAAGATGAGTAAGCTGGGCATAGCAATAGCCATCGATGACTTTGGAACGGGCTACTCGTCGCTTTCTTATTTGAAAAAACTGCCGATAGATAAACTTAAGATCGATCAATCCTTTGTTCAAGACCTTCCAAATGATGCAGAAGATGCTGCCATAATAAGAGCGATTATCGCCCTTGCAAAAGCTTTGCATCTTGATCTCATTGCAGAGGGAGTGGAGAGAGAAGAACAAAAAGAGTTCTGCGTACAAAACGGCTGTGAGAACATTCAAGGTTTTTATTACTCTAAAGCTATTACAAAAGAGAAAATGCAGCATATCTTACAAGTGGGACTACCGGATAAGAGCTGA
- the rplT gene encoding 50S ribosomal protein L20, with protein sequence MPRVKTGVVRRRRHKRLLKLAKGFYSGRRKHFRKAKEQVERSLMYAFRDRKQKKREFRKLWIIRINAACRLNGMNYSTFMNGLHKSGIELDRKILADMAMNDAAAFAAVVDASKAALAK encoded by the coding sequence ATGCCAAGAGTTAAAACAGGTGTTGTTCGTAGAAGAAGACACAAAAGATTATTAAAATTAGCGAAAGGTTTTTACAGCGGTCGCCGTAAACACTTCAGAAAAGCTAAAGAGCAGGTAGAACGCTCATTAATGTACGCATTCCGTGACAGAAAGCAGAAAAAACGTGAGTTCCGTAAACTATGGATCATTCGTATCAATGCTGCATGTCGTTTAAACGGTATGAACTACTCTACTTTTATGAACGGACTTCATAAATCTGGTATCGAACTTGATCGTAAAATTCTTGCTGATATGGCAATGAACGATGCGGCTGCATTTGCTGCGGTTGTTGACGCTTCTAAAGCTGCATTGGCAAAATAA
- the rpmI gene encoding 50S ribosomal protein L35: MPKMKSVKGAVKRFKVKKNGQVKRGTAFRSHILTKQDAKTRRKQHTPKVVAASDAKAIKEMIVS, translated from the coding sequence ATGCCAAAAATGAAATCGGTAAAAGGCGCTGTAAAGCGTTTTAAAGTTAAGAAAAACGGACAAGTTAAACGTGGAACAGCGTTTAGAAGTCACATTCTTACAAAACAAGATGCGAAAACTCGTCGCAAACAACACACTCCAAAAGTTGTTGCTGCATCAGACGCAAAAGCTATCAAGGAAATGATCGTCAGCTAA
- a CDS encoding glycoside hydrolase family 3 N-terminal domain-containing protein has protein sequence MKIFLLLFTFFFTLHATQNINDTELKKMIGRMLIVGFDEQFVDENSQIVKDIECYDLGGVILFDRFYNDRNKTKNISSPEQLRELTKELQSFSRKPLFIAVDQEGGRVARLKPKYGFLKIASAKVLGSLPVKFAQEAYAKNTKMLHECGINMNFAPVVDLAVNPKNKVIFALERSYSNEPKKVAKYAGIMIDAQTKTNIISVLKHFPGHGSSLGDSHKGFVDITDTWSKKELEPYKILLREGKADAIMTAHVFNRHFDEKYPATLSRKINTYLLRKQLGFRGVIISDDMQMKAISAEYSLKEATTLAINSGVDILLFGNQLAHNSVEEIVNTIFTQVKNGAIPLERIQEADRHIENLHTKQSIIQKPIIFTQKRIDMTKAYIKKHYGIDAKDITIKPKIIVLHWTAEPDFNDSFKRLYPEKLFSDRKDIAAASLLNVSAHFLVARDGTIYQLMPDNWMARHVIGLNHSSIGVENVGGEDNKKEDLTPAQIRANIRLVKYLKAKYPSIDYLIGHLEYREMEKNPLWLERDKGYRTKKADPGAKFMKAVREGVSDLHLKMPNE, from the coding sequence ATGAAAATCTTTTTACTTCTTTTTACTTTTTTCTTCACACTTCACGCAACTCAAAATATCAACGATACAGAGCTTAAAAAGATGATAGGACGGATGCTTATTGTCGGCTTCGATGAGCAGTTCGTCGATGAAAACTCACAAATCGTTAAAGATATAGAGTGTTATGACCTCGGCGGTGTCATTCTCTTTGACAGATTTTACAACGATAGAAACAAAACAAAGAACATCAGCTCACCCGAGCAGCTGCGTGAGCTTACAAAAGAGCTGCAAAGCTTCTCACGCAAACCACTCTTTATCGCCGTTGATCAAGAGGGCGGCAGAGTTGCACGGCTCAAACCAAAGTACGGCTTTTTAAAAATAGCTTCTGCCAAAGTACTTGGCTCGCTCCCTGTTAAGTTTGCACAAGAGGCTTATGCAAAAAATACCAAAATGCTGCACGAATGCGGCATAAATATGAACTTCGCACCGGTAGTTGATTTAGCCGTCAATCCGAAGAACAAAGTTATTTTTGCTCTTGAACGCTCGTATTCAAATGAGCCGAAAAAAGTCGCCAAATATGCAGGCATTATGATAGATGCACAGACAAAAACAAATATCATCTCCGTTTTAAAGCATTTTCCGGGGCACGGCTCTTCGCTTGGTGATTCGCACAAAGGTTTTGTTGATATTACAGACACATGGAGCAAAAAAGAGCTGGAGCCTTACAAAATTCTCCTGCGTGAGGGCAAAGCCGATGCCATAATGACGGCGCATGTCTTCAACCGCCATTTCGATGAAAAATACCCGGCAACCCTCTCACGCAAAATAAACACATATCTTCTACGTAAGCAGCTCGGATTTAGAGGTGTCATCATTAGTGACGATATGCAGATGAAAGCTATCTCTGCCGAGTATTCTTTGAAAGAAGCAACAACATTAGCCATCAATTCAGGAGTGGACATACTACTCTTTGGCAATCAGCTCGCTCATAATTCTGTAGAGGAGATTGTAAATACCATCTTCACACAGGTCAAAAATGGTGCAATTCCACTTGAGCGCATCCAAGAAGCCGACAGACACATAGAAAATCTTCATACGAAACAATCCATCATTCAAAAGCCCATCATCTTCACGCAAAAACGCATAGATATGACAAAAGCTTACATCAAAAAACATTATGGCATTGATGCAAAAGACATTACGATAAAGCCTAAAATCATTGTACTTCACTGGACAGCAGAGCCTGACTTCAATGACAGTTTCAAGCGTCTATACCCCGAAAAACTCTTCTCAGACAGAAAAGACATCGCAGCGGCTTCGCTATTAAATGTCTCCGCTCATTTTTTGGTTGCACGTGATGGAACTATCTACCAGCTTATGCCAGATAACTGGATGGCACGCCATGTCATCGGTCTGAACCACTCCAGTATAGGGGTAGAAAATGTCGGCGGTGAAGACAACAAAAAAGAGGACCTGACTCCCGCTCAAATTCGTGCAAATATCCGTCTTGTCAAATATCTTAAAGCAAAATATCCAAGCATCGACTATCTCATCGGACATCTGGAGTACAGAGAGATGGAAAAAAATCCGCTCTGGCTGGAGAGGGACAAAGGTTACAGAACGAAAAAAGCCGATCCTGGAGCAAAATTTATGAAAGCGGTGCGTGAGGGCGTGAGCGATCTTCATCTTAAAATGCCAAATGAATAG
- a CDS encoding sodium:solute symporter produces MNSAFSTLDWFVFLTYFLILAISSYLFSQFSVKSSRDYFTASNSMPLLAVAVSIVATSQSAATFLGAPEFSYAHNFTFIGFYISALLAVVFIAKYFVPKFYEMQAVTVYELLEKRYGARAKRNAGIMFLLGRIMASGARLYIGALAVSMILFLDIGFWHMLLSISILVIGALLYTYFGGIKSIIFSDVIQAVTYVGAGILVFWYLYTSLHGVDIMAVLHKAGKLKIIDTSLNGKFSIPALLSGWLLLNIAAFGLDQDMAQRMLSCKNKEDASRSLILSIIITIPIVLLFLGIGALLYVHYQTIPLTQSFKGESITIFMYYILNEMPSGLRGLVTVGAIAAALSSTNSVLGAMASVAVEDMYRPWKLKKEPQTTEQHFLQASRRTVLFFAFVLTLMAVVSYFWQQNSDTSLIGFALGIMAFAYAGLLGVFFSAIFTKRGGTALVPYALIGGFLTVLALQPYIFGVSIGFAWQIVIGTIVSFTIMQLGKSYG; encoded by the coding sequence ATGAATAGTGCTTTTTCAACGCTCGACTGGTTTGTATTTTTAACCTATTTTCTCATACTTGCCATCTCTTCCTATCTTTTTTCACAATTTAGCGTCAAATCCTCACGCGACTACTTTACTGCCTCAAACTCCATGCCGCTATTGGCCGTTGCCGTCTCCATCGTTGCGACCAGCCAGTCGGCCGCCACCTTTTTAGGTGCTCCCGAGTTTTCTTACGCTCACAACTTCACATTCATCGGCTTTTATATCTCCGCTCTTTTAGCCGTTGTTTTCATCGCCAAATATTTTGTACCGAAATTTTATGAGATGCAAGCCGTAACCGTTTATGAACTTTTAGAAAAACGCTACGGAGCAAGAGCAAAAAGAAATGCCGGTATTATGTTTCTGCTAGGGCGTATTATGGCAAGTGGAGCGAGGCTCTACATCGGAGCATTGGCGGTCAGTATGATCCTCTTTTTAGACATCGGCTTTTGGCATATGCTGCTCTCCATTAGTATTCTCGTCATCGGCGCACTACTTTACACCTACTTCGGCGGTATCAAGTCTATCATCTTCTCAGATGTCATTCAGGCTGTCACCTATGTCGGTGCAGGTATTTTGGTATTTTGGTATCTCTACACTTCTCTGCACGGTGTGGACATCATGGCAGTTTTACATAAAGCCGGGAAATTAAAAATAATTGACACCTCTTTGAACGGCAAATTTAGCATCCCTGCGCTGCTAAGCGGCTGGCTGCTTTTAAACATCGCCGCTTTCGGTCTCGATCAGGATATGGCACAGCGAATGCTCAGCTGTAAGAATAAAGAAGACGCATCACGTTCACTTATTCTCTCCATCATCATTACCATTCCCATCGTTCTGCTCTTTTTAGGCATTGGCGCGCTTTTGTATGTGCATTATCAGACAATACCCCTCACGCAGAGCTTCAAAGGTGAGAGCATCACCATCTTTATGTACTATATCTTAAATGAGATGCCATCCGGTCTGCGCGGACTTGTAACCGTTGGTGCCATTGCCGCAGCCCTCTCAAGTACCAACTCGGTGCTTGGTGCTATGGCTTCGGTTGCGGTGGAAGATATGTATAGACCATGGAAATTAAAAAAAGAGCCACAGACAACAGAGCAGCACTTTTTGCAAGCCTCACGCAGAACCGTACTCTTTTTTGCTTTTGTTCTGACACTTATGGCAGTGGTGAGTTACTTTTGGCAGCAAAACAGTGACACTTCACTTATCGGCTTTGCTCTTGGGATCATGGCCTTTGCCTATGCCGGACTTTTAGGTGTTTTCTTCTCAGCCATCTTTACAAAAAGAGGCGGCACTGCTCTTGTTCCCTATGCCCTCATCGGAGGCTTTCTCACTGTTTTAGCGCTGCAGCCTTACATCTTTGGAGTGAGCATAGGATTTGCTTGGCAGATAGTTATAGGCACAATTGTATCTTTTACAATTATGCAGTTAGGAAAATCTTATGGCTAA
- a CDS encoding DUF167 domain-containing protein, whose product MAKKRKHQEDKEAKVQKLQEHKEKTKWFWWEDDVLVFNILGKPSAKLTKIGKPFGNQLKISVAAAPVNGKATDHLVKFLAKEFDVKIRDIEVVFGRMNVNKQLRVKAPNKLPSVFKER is encoded by the coding sequence ATGGCTAAAAAACGAAAACATCAGGAAGACAAAGAAGCGAAAGTACAAAAACTTCAAGAGCACAAAGAGAAGACGAAATGGTTTTGGTGGGAAGATGATGTGCTTGTCTTCAATATTTTAGGCAAGCCCTCGGCAAAACTGACAAAAATCGGAAAACCCTTTGGAAATCAGCTCAAGATCTCTGTAGCAGCCGCACCCGTCAACGGAAAAGCAACCGACCATCTTGTAAAATTTCTGGCAAAAGAGTTCGATGTAAAAATAAGAGATATTGAAGTGGTTTTTGGCAGAATGAATGTAAATAAGCAGCTGCGTGTAAAAGCACCAAACAAACTGCCTTCTGTATTTAAAGAGAGATAA
- a CDS encoding anhydro-N-acetylmuramic acid kinase has product MNEYYIGVMSGTSLDGVDVALCEIDAASCRLIASYEHPFEKELKSKILEAITHAVTLKTIGELDVKLGVLFSDAVNALLTHHPELREKIKAIGLHGQTLWHEPTSPYPFSMQFGNANEVVARTGIDVISDFRGADIANGGEGAPFAPAFHQEIFKNLGEKIAVVNIGGIANISCLGDELLGWDIGCGNVLMDGFISLTQNKPYDKNGDFARSGELNMDLLQTMLRDDYFAKIPPKSTGREYFNSEWLQNYLQDFQSLREADMQRTLLELTTVTIANEANRLGVRELIICGGGAKNGFLMERLEKLCRAEVKTSDKYGVSSDFLEAMIFAWLAYKRIHKEAINLKSVTGAKKNAILGAHYAAN; this is encoded by the coding sequence ATGAATGAATATTACATTGGCGTTATGAGTGGAACAAGTCTTGACGGTGTTGATGTTGCTTTGTGTGAAATTGATGCAGCTTCCTGTCGGCTTATTGCCTCTTATGAACACCCTTTTGAAAAAGAGTTAAAAAGTAAGATTTTAGAGGCAATCACTCATGCTGTCACACTCAAAACCATCGGTGAGCTTGATGTAAAACTCGGAGTGCTTTTTAGCGATGCCGTCAATGCACTGCTTACGCACCATCCCGAGCTGCGTGAGAAGATTAAAGCCATTGGTCTGCACGGGCAGACACTCTGGCATGAGCCAACATCTCCCTACCCTTTTTCTATGCAGTTTGGAAATGCCAATGAGGTTGTCGCTCGTACCGGCATAGATGTCATCAGCGATTTTCGCGGTGCAGACATTGCAAACGGCGGAGAAGGCGCGCCGTTCGCACCTGCTTTTCATCAGGAGATATTTAAAAATCTCGGTGAGAAAATTGCCGTTGTGAATATCGGAGGCATAGCAAACATCAGCTGCCTCGGTGATGAACTGCTCGGTTGGGACATTGGCTGCGGTAATGTTTTGATGGACGGTTTCATCAGCCTCACGCAGAATAAACCCTACGACAAAAATGGCGATTTTGCACGCAGCGGCGAGCTTAATATGGATCTGCTTCAAACGATGCTGCGGGATGATTACTTTGCAAAAATACCGCCAAAGAGTACGGGACGTGAGTATTTTAACAGCGAGTGGCTGCAGAACTATTTACAAGATTTTCAAAGCCTGCGTGAGGCAGATATGCAGCGAACACTACTGGAACTGACCACTGTAACCATTGCCAACGAAGCCAACCGTCTTGGGGTACGTGAGCTTATCATCTGCGGCGGCGGAGCAAAGAACGGCTTTTTGATGGAGCGTCTTGAAAAACTCTGCCGTGCCGAGGTCAAAACAAGTGATAAATATGGCGTGAGCAGTGATTTTCTTGAGGCAATGATATTTGCCTGGCTCGCTTACAAACGCATTCACAAAGAAGCAATCAATCTCAAATCTGTTACCGGTGCAAAGAAAAATGCCATCTTAGGAGCCCATTATGCAGCAAATTAA
- a CDS encoding aminoglycoside phosphotransferase family protein yields MQQIKKFLQTTPYRDYELSIASADASFRKYYRLTQGDKTLLLMDSSLEKESLKPFLDVTQRLLQVGVAVPKIYEQNLELGYLIIEDFGNTHLLNVLNEDNFKTLYKEAIDEIVTMQKADAEGLPLYDKAFLHFEMDLMQEWYLQKHLSCSLTQEQKELLRASLNTISDVVLTQPQGIFVHRDYHSRNIMVRADNSLGIIDYQDAMSGVLTYDLVSLLKDCYITFDRESVLELVLYFKEQIGSDASDEQFIKWFDFMGMQRHIKVLGIFSRLFLRDGKDGYLKDIPLTLAYTLESAKMYDETKALAQLLEELTQ; encoded by the coding sequence ATGCAGCAAATTAAAAAGTTTTTACAAACAACACCTTACAGAGATTATGAACTCTCGATAGCTTCTGCCGATGCAAGCTTTCGAAAATATTACCGCCTCACGCAGGGAGACAAAACTCTTCTTCTCATGGACAGCTCTTTAGAAAAAGAGTCACTCAAGCCTTTTTTGGATGTCACGCAGAGGCTTTTACAAGTTGGGGTTGCTGTACCAAAGATCTATGAGCAGAATTTAGAACTCGGTTACCTCATCATCGAGGATTTCGGCAACACGCATCTGCTGAATGTTTTAAATGAAGACAATTTCAAAACACTCTACAAAGAGGCCATAGATGAAATAGTCACGATGCAAAAAGCAGATGCAGAGGGTCTGCCGCTCTATGACAAAGCCTTTTTACATTTTGAGATGGATTTGATGCAGGAGTGGTATCTGCAAAAACATCTCTCATGTAGCCTCACGCAGGAGCAAAAAGAGCTTTTGAGAGCTTCACTGAACACTATTTCTGATGTTGTTCTCACTCAGCCCCAAGGTATTTTCGTTCATCGTGACTATCACTCACGCAACATTATGGTGCGCGCAGATAATTCGCTTGGTATTATTGACTATCAGGATGCTATGAGCGGGGTGCTTACCTATGATCTGGTATCACTTTTAAAAGACTGCTACATTACCTTTGACAGAGAGAGTGTTCTTGAGCTTGTGCTTTACTTTAAAGAGCAGATCGGTTCAGATGCAAGCGATGAGCAGTTCATCAAATGGTTCGATTTTATGGGGATGCAGCGACACATCAAAGTGCTTGGCATCTTTTCACGGCTCTTTTTACGTGACGGCAAAGACGGTTATCTTAAAGATATTCCGCTGACCCTTGCCTACACGCTTGAGAGTGCCAAAATGTATGATGAAACAAAAGCACTGGCACAACTGCTTGAAGAACTCACGCAGTGA